Genomic window (Chthonomonas sp.):
GCGGTAGCGGCCTATCGAAAGGCGCTGAGTCTGGGCGGAACGGTGAGCATCTCCGAGTTCTTCCGAACTGCGGGCGGCAAGTTTGCCTTTGATTCGGCGACCGTGGGTCAAGTCATCGATTTGATTGAACGCACGATCGCCGAACTGAGCTAAGTCAGAACCCGATCAGGTCACTTGCCGAGCATCTTGTTGATCTCGGTGAGTGCCTTTTCGAGTTGCTCGTTCACCGGTTTGTCGCTCAGAATGCTGAGCGAAATCCCCGGCGACAGGACGATCTTGCGATCGCCGTAGGCAGCCACTTCTTCGGCCACCACGAGTTGGCGGCGCTTCGTGGGGCGCGCGTCCAGGTATCGCGAGACCACGAGGGCCAATTCTTCTTCGTTGGCGCACTGGTCGAACTCGGCGCGAATTTGCTCCAGCTTGTAGCCT
Coding sequences:
- a CDS encoding MerR family transcriptional regulator, with amino-acid sequence MPLTKLADQQNFAPFHIDDLLESANRVLSMAGLREVQRRTLRFYIHRGIVPKPIGSPKFARYLYSHLLRLVGARSAQDQGYKLEQIRAEFDQCANEEELALVVSRYLDARPTKRRQLVVAEEVAAYGDRKIVLSPGISLSILSDKPVNEQLEKALTEINKMLGK